The Anoplolepis gracilipes chromosome 7, ASM4749672v1, whole genome shotgun sequence genome segment GTTCCGATTATACGCTGTACATCTCTcgtttattcttcttttatttttttttttaaacttgcaTGTATTTAGAAACTTTGccaatttatatcaatattattttttaaaactaattttaaaaattttattttattttatttttttttttcaagattgatATCTTGAGCTATGGAACAACGGCAATATCTTTCGCATTATGTTTTACGTTTTTCTTTTGAACatgcagattttttttctgtatgtgtgtgtgtgcgtgtatatgaGATTCGTGAAAGTCCCTCTCTCACGAGCGTAGTAAGGAACGCGTGtgcgtaatatttttctgtaggTAACGAAAAACAAAACATGGAAGGATATAGCCGGCTTGTTGGGCATCGGCGCGAGCAGCAGCGCAGCTTATACATTGCGTAAGCACTACACAAAGCACCTGCTGGCATACGAGTGTCACTTTGATCGCGGAGGAGTGGATCCGCAACCCATCATCAATCAAGTCGAAGCGGGCTCGAAGAAGAAGGGATCTAAGGGAACTGCTTCCGTACCATCACCGGGTAAAGACTACTCCGAGCTCTCTTTTccgaaattttattgtttcttcCAAAAGAGTCGTTTTTGTAACGCTCGACTTGTCGCTGCAGGTTCTTCCAATTCTCAAGACTCTTTTCCTGCTGGCGGATCGAGCAACGCTTCCATGGATGGCTATGGAAGCTATCAGGGTAGTTATGCGGGTGGTACACCCGGTGGACCGTCGTCAGAATATACGCCGCCACCACCTAGGCCACCCAGTCAAAGCAGCGCACCTTCCGCCCATCAGGGTACGTCTCGCAGCTTGCAAATACATTGGTAAAGTTTACTTGTTGTTGTGAATTTTAAgagttttttttcctttattttttaaggaaTACAACAAGGCAGTTACCAGAACACAGGTTCCTATCAAAATTACCCGCAAGATCAATACATTCGGCCGCAGGGAAACGCGCTGTCTCAGCAAGGGGAATTTAGTCAACCATACTCGCCAAGATCGCATTATCCTCCATATGTGCCGGATGTCGACAGGTGAGAAATATCGttgtatttttctcatttcgcATTATATAACGAGTCTATTATTCAACATACGTACTTTTTGTTGTCATGTACAGGGGATATCCGGGTGGCAATATGCCGCCGAGCAACGCTACTGGACAAGATATGTACAACAGGTACACTAGCAGTCAGCAAGGACCTACTAGCTATCCCACAGGAACGCCTCCCAACGCGCGGAGTAACAACTATCCGTCGGGACCGCAAGCTCATCCGGCCACCGTGCAACAGCAAACGGTGACCAGTCAGCCTTCTTCGCCCTCTCAACCGCCAGCGGCATCGTCATACTCGTGTCCGCAAGATTACTATCGACAGGAACAAGTAATACTCGTTTGATATTACGTTATACTtgacataaataattacattgttaTGCACTCTTATGTGTTATACTTTTGCATTATAAGTTAATCATTTCTTGAGGTTTAAAAaactttctattatatatatatatatatatatatatatatatatatatatatatatataatgttaaaagtcTTAAATggttcatatatatttacagagtGGGTACGGAACGCCCGGTGGAACGCAAATATATAGCACAACCGGGTCAGCTAACAAGAACATGCCACCGCCTCCTCCGGGACCCACTCAACCTAGACGTCATCCAGATTTTGCCAAAGACCAACAGTATCCTCAGTATAATCAGCAACGACCAGCGTATCCAGGTCAGACAGACTTTAAATCGTACATTCCATCTCATGAGAGTaagttgaaagaaattttagctTAGAAAGAAGGAAAACGCAAGAGCAAGATGATTATGGATGTTGACAAAGAAATGCAATCTCTTTCTACAGGATGGCCAAATACAACCAATCAATACAATAGTAATAGCGGAAACAATAGGGTTCAGTACCCAAGTCAGCAGACACAATCGCCGTCACCGCAACAGCAACCGCAACCGCAACAACAAGCATCACAAGTAGTCGTCGGTTCCCCCGCGCCAACAGCTACGGCGGTCAGCGCTATGACCGGTAGTCAACAATGGGCCAGCCAACAACCAAACAGGTCCTCGTCTCAACCTTCTTTAAACGCTATCGCGCACGCGCCTCCGCCATGGGATCATCGTTACACGAATCAACCGTCCCCTTTATATCCAACACCCGGAAATCATCCGGtatgtttttaattctcttgccaaacgcaataaattatttgcagaTTTATCATTGTGCTAAACAATGTAATGATATACGTGTATTTTCTTCATTCGACATGTATCTTGtaaacaaaatgaaatatcattttattttacgcagAATCAACTCGGAGTGAATCCCATGATAAGTCAGCAACCGACGTCAAAGAGAGAAATGACATTCCCTCCTGACAGTGTAGAAGCGATTACGCCTCTTTTGTATAAGCGACGAAAATTGACGCGCACCGACGTAGCACCAATAGAAGCTTGGCGCATCATGATGGCTTTGCGATCGGGTCTCCTCGCCGAGAGCTGTTGGGCCCTTGACGTGTTGAACATTTTGTTATTCGATGATTCTTCTGTAAGTATCTTTTTCTTGGAAgcaattattctaataaagcaaaaaagtttatgaatttcttttaagtttaaagagaaagataacaaatgataaatttCTTGTTCTCGTTTGCAGGTAAGTTACTTCGGGTTAACGCACTTACCTGGATTATTGGACGTTTTGCTGGAACACTTTTCGCGTTCTCTCTCCGACATGTTCGAATCGTGCGTGAACGACGACGACCGCTATTGCCAGGCCACGAACGGTCCAGAGGTGGATCTTGGCGCAGTGACGCGCCCGATCGATCCGGAAGATCGGACGAAATTGCTATCGACCTCGAATTATACCTATCTCTCGAGAAGAGGTCGCCCCGTTAAAATCGTCCCCCGAGATGAGGATTTATTTGTCTTAGACACTCGGAGACCTTGGGATCATCAGGAGTGCGAGTCAGAGACCGAACCGTGGCAAGTCGATGCGAACGCGACTAAATATATCGTGACGTGTTTTCAGTCCGAAGTGGGCTCGGTGCCTTTTGCTCGTTTGCTGAGGGACGAGAAACCACCGTTGCTGCAGAAAGAAGTCGACAGCACGGATTTAAAGGACGAAGCCAAAGCGGACAGCGTCAGTGGTAGTGTTCACGAGACATTAGATTTTACCTACAAGTCTGGCGAACTCGGCGATAAACAGTCTGGCAAAGAGAGCGGTGAACGtaagcagcagcaacaacaattagacaagaagaagaagacaAAGACTCTGAGCGACGTGCTGTCGAGGATTAAAAAAGAACCCGTAGAGATGAACGATCTCACGAGGGAGCTGTTCGAGAAGAAGAACGATGGCTTCAAAAAAGACTGCGACAGTGAGACAACAAAGCCGAATAACAATATGGGCGAGCACTTTGGCAGCGATGTGTCAAAAGCGAACGACGAAGATTCGCTACCACCTACCCAAAACGGATTGAATGattcgacgacgacgacgaccacggcgacgacgacgacggcaacGACGACGACAGCAGTGGCGACGACGAGTAACGTCGACAATATCATAGACAAAACTGAGATCAAGACGGAGACGTTGGAGGAGCACGAACTAGAAAGTATGACGAGAGATGACAAGGAGGGACCAAGATTAAAGATAAGAGATCCGGCAGGAACGCTAAAACGACGGAGGATAAGCGACTATGAGGACGAGAGTTATTCCAGGGACGAGGCGAGCCTCTATCTGGTGACGGAAACGCAGGACAACCTGGCCCGCCGTTGCGTGTGCCTGTCGACGATCTTGAGGAATCTCACTTTTATCCCGGGCAACGAAGCCGAATTTGCGAAGAACGTGACGTTCCTCAGCTTGCTTGGCAAATTGCTTCTACTTCATCACGAACATCCGGTACGGGCGCAAAAGACGCGCAACTACGATCGCGAAGAGGACGCCGACTTTGCGGATTCGTGCAGCAGTCTACAGGGCGAGAGCGAGTGGTGGTGGGACTTTTTGCATCACGTGAGGGAGAATGTTCTCGTGATGGCCGCCAACATATCCGGCCACATGGACCTGAGCCAGCATCCAGAGGAGATCTCGCGGCCAGTGCTCGACGGCCTCCTACATTGGGCCGTGTGTCCAGCCGCGCATGGTCAGGACCCGTTCCCGACCGTCAGCCCAAACTCGTCGCTGTCGCCGCAAAGACTCGCGCTCGAAGCACTGTGCAAATTATGCGTGACCGAGTGTAACGTTGACCTAGTGGTGGCGACGCCGCCCTATTCTCGATTACAGAGATTATGTTCCGTGCTGACCAGGCTTCTTTGTCGCAGCGAGGAGCAGGTACTTCGCGAGTTTGGCGTGAACCTGCTACACTTTTTGTCGGCCGCGGACAGTGGCGTCGCGCGTACCATTGCTCTGCAGACGCCATGCGTTGCATTGCTCGTTGCGTTCATCGAGCAGGCGGAATCGAGCGCCCTTGGCGTTGCCAATCAGCACGGTCTCGCGGCCCTGCGCGACAATCCCGAGTCGATGGGTACCAGCCTCGACATGTTGCGGCGCGCGGCTGGCACGTTGCTTAACCTCGCCAGGCATCCGGACAACCGGACTCTCCTTCTGCAACACGAGTCTCGGCTACTCGCTCTGGTGATGAGCCAAATCCTGGATCAGCAGGTCGCCGCGATAGTCGCACGTGTGTTGTTCCAGTGCTCGAGGGGCACGTAACTTTCTATCATCTGTCGGGACACTAtgcgatatattattattaacagtGCCGACAATGATGGGTAAAATAtacacgacgacgacggtgacgacgacgacgacgtcgtcgtcgtcgttatGACGGTAATATGTGTATGAACGGCTCTAGAGTGCGTCAAAAGCGTAAATGATCAAGCAGAAAATAGTgcaagagagatagag includes the following:
- the Osa gene encoding trithorax group protein osa isoform X4 — encoded protein: MYRTFARTPEEVFNRHPHGPTIRGLELSGQNSNDSSNGPACPGTPNSQGMRPTPSPTGSTGSRSMSPAVGRSFLRQQNVQMPPRPSSSQSDGSGPAPRMSHSPMTTQGAYQQPLGPSPHMHSYKMNNTGPGVVQPGPGSTALGGISPMGGGMGYAAGGTAAGQPGSYHAQSTYPPPRPHIQFPQGYPTPANSQPPPNNQYQPPNRPNNLVQYPPYTHKMGFNSVPPGMPPSPGPPQVYGGGGATTMVPPGAPGVPVIGNMGPPASSMGPPPPSPNHIPSNQPPPPTSSAVPHLHTPAATPPLNHEGSPMPPPSTTPNSHPASAPTPISHNSADLTAETSNDSGITTTASGTSAINVISTSSGTVTSVITTGPDGTSLDEGSQQSTLSNASAASGEDPTFTPKVRKEMMGGYHSHPATPQSTVPSPGAASINSIHEEYSDMNSPGWPRTPASPVFNSHVPQDPYRSKKPDSLAKLYEMDDSMERRTWLDKLVNFMEERRTPITSCPTISKNPLDLFRLYLYVKERGGFMEVCKVTKNKTWKDIAGLLGIGASSSAAYTLRKHYTKHLLAYECHFDRGGVDPQPIINQVEAGSKKKGSKGTASVPSPGSSNSQDSFPAGGSSNASMDGYGSYQGSYAGGTPGGPSSEYTPPPPRPPSQSSAPSAHQGIQQGSYQNTGSYQNYPQDQYIRPQGNALSQQGEFSQPYSPRSHYPPYVPDVDRGYPGGNMPPSNATGQDMYNRYTSSQQGPTSYPTGTPPNARSNNYPSGPQAHPATVQQQTVTSQPSSPSQPPAASSYSCPQDYYRQEQSGYGTPGGTQIYSTTGSANKNMPPPPPGPTQPRRHPDFAKDQQYPQYNQQRPAYPGQTDFKSYIPSHERWPNTTNQYNSNSGNNRVQYPSQQTQSPSPQQQPQPQQQASQVVVGSPAPTATAVSAMTGSQQWASQQPNRSSSQPSLNAIAHAPPPWDHRYTNQPSPLYPTPGNHPNQLGVNPMISQQPTSKREMTFPPDSVEAITPLLYKRRKLTRTDVAPIEAWRIMMALRSGLLAESCWALDVLNILLFDDSSVSYFGLTHLPGLLDVLLEHFSRSLSDMFESCVNDDDRYCQATNGPEVDLGAVTRPIDPEDRTKLLSTSNYTYLSRRGRPVKIVPRDEDLFVLDTRRPWDHQECESETEPWQVDANATKYIVTCFQSEVGSVPFARLLRDEKPPLLQKEVDSTDLKDEAKADSVSGSVHETLDFTYKSGELGDKQSGKESGERKQQQQQLDKKKKTKTLSDVLSRIKKEPVEMNDLTRELFEKKNDGFKKDCDSETTKPNNNMGEHFGSDVSKANDEDSLPPTQNGLNDSTTTTTTATTTTATTTTAVATTSNVDNIIDKTEIKTETLEEHELESMTRDDKEGPRLKIRDPAGTLKRRRISDYEDESYSRDEASLYLVTETQDNLARRCVCLSTILRNLTFIPGNEAEFAKNVTFLSLLGKLLLLHHEHPVRAQKTRNYDREEDADFADSCSSLQGESEWWWDFLHHVRENVLVMAANISGHMDLSQHPEEISRPVLDGLLHWAVCPAAHGQDPFPTVSPNSSLSPQRLALEALCKLCVTECNVDLVVATPPYSRLQRLCSVLTRLLCRSEEQVLREFGVNLLHFLSAADSGVARTIALQTPCVALLVAFIEQAESSALGVANQHGLAALRDNPESMGTSLDMLRRAAGTLLNLARHPDNRTLLLQHESRLLALVMSQILDQQVAAIVARVLFQCSRGT
- the Osa gene encoding trithorax group protein osa isoform X1; protein product: MAATQAESQQNDVKLNESVKCAQKRTQVGGANSASGSAKQQLDSEPDDKVSRGAAQLLKYVNRGGGGGDTTTGYEMSQYREDIGGHGAAGEVKSPREAPQEPVAVGKQEAHDAPGHPGGHPGHPAHSAHPGHPFAPNVMRDYAISDEYSNNKSAGEPFAASKSLADYPPGKQLPEYVTKHADFPGPGKQLDYGKHMMSAHESERAHRPEIGSMEDHYPGSKIESRLGGYAAVGAVGAVGANPGTFSGQPRFLTGQGIAQTAGPTPTLNQLLQASTPSMHRFHGTYPGMGSEPGPYQQPWPMQRPPVVPPVYPQPSQRPPQTGSPRLHAGPGGQSSPTPMQYQQYAQRYSSPTRPHAPYSHHQLNSYTTQTSHPSSLYTEQRGWNQGGPPNPPPPPSNQVTPSGQSPQRALSQSPAPPPAASPQPQATGQSQAFHNLQQRATTPNTQGIDSGELSGQNSNDSSNGPACPGTPNSQGMRPTPSPTGSTGSRSMSPAVGRSFLRQQNVQMPPRPSSSQSDGSGPAPRMSHSPMTTQGAYQQPLGPSPHMHSYKMNNTGPGVVQPGPGSTALGGISPMGGGMGYAAGGTAAGQPGSYHAQSTYPPPRPHIQFPQGYPTPANSQPPPNNQYQPPNRPNNLVQYPPYTHKMGFNSVPPGMPPSPGPPQVYGGGGATTMVPPGAPGVPVIGNMGPPASSMGPPPPSPNHIPSNQPPPPTSSAVPHLHTPAATPPLNHEGSPMPPPSTTPNSHPASAPTPISHNSADLTAETSNDSGITTTASGTSAINVISTSSGTVTSVITTGPDGTSLDEGSQQSTLSNASAASGEDPTFTPKVRKEMMGGYHSHPATPQSTVPSPGAASINSIHEEYSDMNSPGWPRTPASPVFNSHVPQDPYRSKKPDSLAKLYEMDDSMERRTWLDKLVNFMEERRTPITSCPTISKNPLDLFRLYLYVKERGGFMEVCKVTKNKTWKDIAGLLGIGASSSAAYTLRKHYTKHLLAYECHFDRGGVDPQPIINQVEAGSKKKGSKGTASVPSPGSSNSQDSFPAGGSSNASMDGYGSYQGSYAGGTPGGPSSEYTPPPPRPPSQSSAPSAHQGIQQGSYQNTGSYQNYPQDQYIRPQGNALSQQGEFSQPYSPRSHYPPYVPDVDRGYPGGNMPPSNATGQDMYNRYTSSQQGPTSYPTGTPPNARSNNYPSGPQAHPATVQQQTVTSQPSSPSQPPAASSYSCPQDYYRQEQSGYGTPGGTQIYSTTGSANKNMPPPPPGPTQPRRHPDFAKDQQYPQYNQQRPAYPGQTDFKSYIPSHERWPNTTNQYNSNSGNNRVQYPSQQTQSPSPQQQPQPQQQASQVVVGSPAPTATAVSAMTGSQQWASQQPNRSSSQPSLNAIAHAPPPWDHRYTNQPSPLYPTPGNHPNQLGVNPMISQQPTSKREMTFPPDSVEAITPLLYKRRKLTRTDVAPIEAWRIMMALRSGLLAESCWALDVLNILLFDDSSVSYFGLTHLPGLLDVLLEHFSRSLSDMFESCVNDDDRYCQATNGPEVDLGAVTRPIDPEDRTKLLSTSNYTYLSRRGRPVKIVPRDEDLFVLDTRRPWDHQECESETEPWQVDANATKYIVTCFQSEVGSVPFARLLRDEKPPLLQKEVDSTDLKDEAKADSVSGSVHETLDFTYKSGELGDKQSGKESGERKQQQQQLDKKKKTKTLSDVLSRIKKEPVEMNDLTRELFEKKNDGFKKDCDSETTKPNNNMGEHFGSDVSKANDEDSLPPTQNGLNDSTTTTTTATTTTATTTTAVATTSNVDNIIDKTEIKTETLEEHELESMTRDDKEGPRLKIRDPAGTLKRRRISDYEDESYSRDEASLYLVTETQDNLARRCVCLSTILRNLTFIPGNEAEFAKNVTFLSLLGKLLLLHHEHPVRAQKTRNYDREEDADFADSCSSLQGESEWWWDFLHHVRENVLVMAANISGHMDLSQHPEEISRPVLDGLLHWAVCPAAHGQDPFPTVSPNSSLSPQRLALEALCKLCVTECNVDLVVATPPYSRLQRLCSVLTRLLCRSEEQVLREFGVNLLHFLSAADSGVARTIALQTPCVALLVAFIEQAESSALGVANQHGLAALRDNPESMGTSLDMLRRAAGTLLNLARHPDNRTLLLQHESRLLALVMSQILDQQVAAIVARVLFQCSRGT
- the Osa gene encoding trithorax group protein osa isoform X5, whose protein sequence is MAATQAESQQNDVKLNESVKCAQKRTQVGGANSASGSAKQQLDSEPDDKVSRGAAQLLKYVNRGGGGGDTTTGYEMSQYREDIGGHGAAGEVKSPREAPQEPVAVGKQEAHDAPGHPGGHPGHPAHSAHPGHPFAPNVMRDYAISDEYSNNKSAGEPFAASKSLADYPPGKQLPEYVTKHADFPGPGKQLDYGKHMMSAHESERAHRPEIGSMEDHYPGSKIESRLGGYAAVGAVGAVGANPGTFSGQPRFLTGQGIAQTAGPTPTLNQLLQASTPSMHRFHGTYPGMGSEPGPYQQPWPMQRPPVVPPVYPQPSQRPPQTGSPRLHAGPGGQSSPTPMQYQQYAQRYSSPTRPHAPYSHHQLNSYTTQTSHPSSLYTEQRGWNQGGPPNPPPPPSNQVTPSGQSPQRALSQSPAPPPAASPQPQATGQSQAFHNLQQRATTPNTQGIDSGELSGQNSNDSSNGPACPGTPNSQGMRPTPSPTGSTGSRSMSPAVGQQNVQMPPRPSSSQSDGSGPAPRMSHSPMTTQGAYQQPLGPSPHMHSYKMNNTGPGVVQPGPGSTALGGISPMGGGMGYAAGGTAAGQPGSYHAQSTYPPPRPHIQFPQGYPTPANSQPPPNNQYQPPNRPNNLVQYPPYTHKMGFNSVPPGMPPSPGPPQVYGGGGATTMVPPGAPGVPVIGNMGPPASSMGPPPPSPNHIPSNQPPPPTSSAVPHLHTPAATPPLNHEGSPMPPPSTTPNSHPASAPTPISHNSADLTAETSNDSGITTTASGTSAINVISTSSGTVTSVITTGPDGTSLDEGSQQSTLSNASAASGEDPTFTPKVRKEMMGGYHSHPATPQSTVPSPGAASINSIHEEYSDMNSPGWPRTPASPVFNSHVPQDPYRSKKPDSLAKLYEMDDSMERRTWLDKLVNFMEERRTPITSCPTISKNPLDLFRLYLYVKERGGFMEVTKNKTWKDIAGLLGIGASSSAAYTLRKHYTKHLLAYECHFDRGGVDPQPIINQVEAGSKKKGSKGTASVPSPGSSNSQDSFPAGGSSNASMDGYGSYQGSYAGGTPGGPSSEYTPPPPRPPSQSSAPSAHQGIQQGSYQNTGSYQNYPQDQYIRPQGNALSQQGEFSQPYSPRSHYPPYVPDVDRGYPGGNMPPSNATGQDMYNRYTSSQQGPTSYPTGTPPNARSNNYPSGPQAHPATVQQQTVTSQPSSPSQPPAASSYSCPQDYYRQEQSGYGTPGGTQIYSTTGSANKNMPPPPPGPTQPRRHPDFAKDQQYPQYNQQRPAYPGQTDFKSYIPSHERWPNTTNQYNSNSGNNRVQYPSQQTQSPSPQQQPQPQQQASQVVVGSPAPTATAVSAMTGSQQWASQQPNRSSSQPSLNAIAHAPPPWDHRYTNQPSPLYPTPGNHPNQLGVNPMISQQPTSKREMTFPPDSVEAITPLLYKRRKLTRTDVAPIEAWRIMMALRSGLLAESCWALDVLNILLFDDSSVSYFGLTHLPGLLDVLLEHFSRSLSDMFESCVNDDDRYCQATNGPEVDLGAVTRPIDPEDRTKLLSTSNYTYLSRRGRPVKIVPRDEDLFVLDTRRPWDHQECESETEPWQVDANATKYIVTCFQSEVGSVPFARLLRDEKPPLLQKEVDSTDLKDEAKADSVSGSVHETLDFTYKSGELGDKQSGKESGERKQQQQQLDKKKKTKTLSDVLSRIKKEPVEMNDLTRELFEKKNDGFKKDCDSETTKPNNNMGEHFGSDVSKANDEDSLPPTQNGLNDSTTTTTTATTTTATTTTAVATTSNVDNIIDKTEIKTETLEEHELESMTRDDKEGPRLKIRDPAGTLKRRRISDYEDESYSRDEASLYLVTETQDNLARRCVCLSTILRNLTFIPGNEAEFAKNVTFLSLLGKLLLLHHEHPVRAQKTRNYDREEDADFADSCSSLQGESEWWWDFLHHVRENVLVMAANISGHMDLSQHPEEISRPVLDGLLHWAVCPAAHGQDPFPTVSPNSSLSPQRLALEALCKLCVTECNVDLVVATPPYSRLQRLCSVLTRLLCRSEEQVLREFGVNLLHFLSAADSGVARTIALQTPCVALLVAFIEQAESSALGVANQHGLAALRDNPESMGTSLDMLRRAAGTLLNLARHPDNRTLLLQHESRLLALVMSQILDQQVAAIVARVLFQCSRGT
- the Osa gene encoding trithorax group protein osa isoform X2, whose translation is MAATQAESQQNDVKLNESVKCAQKRTQVGGANSASGSAKQQLDSEPDDKVSRGAAQLLKYVNRGGGGGDTTTGYEMSQYREDIGGHGAAGEVKSPREAPQEPVAVGKQEAHDAPGHPGGHPGHPAHSAHPGHPFAPNVMRDYAISDEYSNNKSAGEPFAASKSLADYPPGKQLPEYVTKHADFPGPGKQLDYGKHMMSAHESERAHRPEIGSMEDHYPGSKIESRLGGYAAVGAVGAVGANPGTFSGQPRFLTGQGIAQTAGPTPTLNQLLQASTPSMHRFHGTYPGMGSEPGPYQQPWPMQRPPVVPPVYPQPSQRPPQTGSPRLHAGPGGQSSPTPMQYQQYAQRYSSPTRPHAPYSHHQLNSYTTQTSHPSSLYTEQRGWNQGGPPNPPPPPSNQVTPSGQSPQRALSQSPAPPPAASPQPQATGQSQAFHNLQQRATTPNTQGIDSGELSGQNSNDSSNGPACPGTPNSQGMRPTPSPTGSTGSRSMSPAVGRSFLRQQNVQMPPRPSSSQSDGSGPAPRMSHSPMTTQGAYQQPLGPSPHMHSYKMNNTGPGVVQPGPGSTALGGISPMGGGMGYAAGGTAAGQPGSYHAQSTYPPPRPHIQFPQGYPTPANSQPPPNNQYQPPNRPNNLVQYPPYTHKMGFNSVPPGMPPSPGPPQVYGGGGATTMVPPGAPGVPVIGNMGPPASSMGPPPPSPNHIPSNQPPPPTSSAVPHLHTPAATPPLNHEGSPMPPPSTTPNSHPASAPTPISHNSADLTAETSNDSGITTTASGTSAINVISTSSGTVTSVITTGPDGTSLDEGSQQSTLSNASAASGEDPTFTPKVRKEMMGGYHSHPATPQSTVPSPGAASINSIHEEYSDMNSPGWPRTPASPVFNSHVPQDPYRSKKPDSLAKLYEMDDSMERRTWLDKLVNFMEERRTPITSCPTISKNPLDLFRLYLYVKERGGFMEVTKNKTWKDIAGLLGIGASSSAAYTLRKHYTKHLLAYECHFDRGGVDPQPIINQVEAGSKKKGSKGTASVPSPGSSNSQDSFPAGGSSNASMDGYGSYQGSYAGGTPGGPSSEYTPPPPRPPSQSSAPSAHQGIQQGSYQNTGSYQNYPQDQYIRPQGNALSQQGEFSQPYSPRSHYPPYVPDVDRGYPGGNMPPSNATGQDMYNRYTSSQQGPTSYPTGTPPNARSNNYPSGPQAHPATVQQQTVTSQPSSPSQPPAASSYSCPQDYYRQEQSGYGTPGGTQIYSTTGSANKNMPPPPPGPTQPRRHPDFAKDQQYPQYNQQRPAYPGQTDFKSYIPSHERWPNTTNQYNSNSGNNRVQYPSQQTQSPSPQQQPQPQQQASQVVVGSPAPTATAVSAMTGSQQWASQQPNRSSSQPSLNAIAHAPPPWDHRYTNQPSPLYPTPGNHPNQLGVNPMISQQPTSKREMTFPPDSVEAITPLLYKRRKLTRTDVAPIEAWRIMMALRSGLLAESCWALDVLNILLFDDSSVSYFGLTHLPGLLDVLLEHFSRSLSDMFESCVNDDDRYCQATNGPEVDLGAVTRPIDPEDRTKLLSTSNYTYLSRRGRPVKIVPRDEDLFVLDTRRPWDHQECESETEPWQVDANATKYIVTCFQSEVGSVPFARLLRDEKPPLLQKEVDSTDLKDEAKADSVSGSVHETLDFTYKSGELGDKQSGKESGERKQQQQQLDKKKKTKTLSDVLSRIKKEPVEMNDLTRELFEKKNDGFKKDCDSETTKPNNNMGEHFGSDVSKANDEDSLPPTQNGLNDSTTTTTTATTTTATTTTAVATTSNVDNIIDKTEIKTETLEEHELESMTRDDKEGPRLKIRDPAGTLKRRRISDYEDESYSRDEASLYLVTETQDNLARRCVCLSTILRNLTFIPGNEAEFAKNVTFLSLLGKLLLLHHEHPVRAQKTRNYDREEDADFADSCSSLQGESEWWWDFLHHVRENVLVMAANISGHMDLSQHPEEISRPVLDGLLHWAVCPAAHGQDPFPTVSPNSSLSPQRLALEALCKLCVTECNVDLVVATPPYSRLQRLCSVLTRLLCRSEEQVLREFGVNLLHFLSAADSGVARTIALQTPCVALLVAFIEQAESSALGVANQHGLAALRDNPESMGTSLDMLRRAAGTLLNLARHPDNRTLLLQHESRLLALVMSQILDQQVAAIVARVLFQCSRGT